A stretch of DNA from Catenulispora acidiphila DSM 44928:
CGCCCTCGCGGGGACAGGCCACGGCGACGGCCTCGTGCCCGCCGACCGCCTTGAGCATCACCAGCTCGATCAGCTCCGGCAGCCGGTCGAGCACCGCGTCCTCGACCTCCAGGAAGCTGTCGGTGCCCTCGGCGTGGTCCACGAGCCGGTCCAGCAGCTCCAGGGAGCCGTCCGGGTTGATCCGGCCGATGTCGCCCATCGGCCACCACTCCTGGTCCACCGGCGACTCGGCGGTGACGTAGCCGCGGAACCGGCCCAGCGTCTTGCTCTCGATGGATCCGGACTCCCCGGCGGCGACCGGCTTGCCGTCCTCGCCGACCACCTGCACCGCGGAGCCCTCGATCGGGAAGCCGACGTTGCGCGGCCGGTAGGTGGCGGCCTCCTCCCGCCGCACCAGGCGCGCGGTCACGCCGCCGGTCTCGGTCTGGCCGTAGGCCTGGATGTAGTTCGCGCCGGGCTGATCCGAACCGGCCAGCAGGGCCTTGACGGTCCGCGGGTGGATCGCGTCGAAGGTGCTGACGAACCGGCTGACCGTGCTGAACGGCCGGGACGGGTGCTCGGCGACCGGCTCCCACCGGATGAACACGTTCGGGTGCGTCTCCAGCGAGTCCGGCCGGTGCTCCAGCATCAGCTGCCTGACATGGTCCGGCCGGGCGTCGCCGACCGCCAGGATCGGCATCGCCACCTCGAGGAACGCCAGCACGATCGAGCAGGTCCGGGCGTGCACGAAGGACAGGTGCTTGGCGGAGAGCCCGACCTGGCCGAAGGCGCGGGAGGCGGCGATCTGGGAGCGGACCACGCCGTAGAGCGAAGCGGTCGAGTGCGCGGCGAGCTTGGGCACGCTGGTGGTGCCGGAGGTGTGGGTGATCACCGCCCAGTCCTGCTCGCCGCGCGGCGAGGGCCGGTGCGCCTGGCGGTCCCCGGTGGGCGCGGCCCAGGCCGGCCCGGCCGCCGCCACCGGGTTCGCGCCCTCGGTGAGGTACAGGATCTGCTTGGTCAGTCCTTGCAGCGCGGCGACCTGTCCGGCCAGCCGTGCCGCTCCGGCGGCGTCGAGGGCGAGGTAGGGCTGCTGCAGGCGCCCGGCGCACTCGACGATCTCATCGGGCTCGATGCCGACCGACAGCAGCGCCGGCAGCGCGCCGATCCGGTTCAGCGCGCAGGCCAGCGCCTGCACCTCGATGTGGTTGCGCTGGACCACGACCACGGTGTCCCCGGAGCGGATCCCGGCCGCCCAGAAGCGGTCGGCGTAGTCGTGGACGGCGCGCGCGAAGCCGGCGACGTCCAGCACCGGCTCGCCGTACCCGAGCCAGGGCTGGTCGCTCAGGAACGCGGTGTCCCCGTGCTTGGCCGCGGCGAGGTCGGGAAGGTCGCCGAGCGTGCCGGCGGGTGTGTCGCTCATCGGCTCCGATCACCTCTTCGTGTGTCAGGGTTCATATGAGGGCAGCGCGGAACGCGCCTCCCACAACTGCGGGAAGAAGCGGTGGCCGACGGTGGAGCGCAGGTAGTCCACGCCTCCGGTCCCGCCGGTGCCGGCCTGGTAGCCGATGATCCGCTCGGTCATCAGGGCGTGGCCGTGCCGCCAGCGGGCGAAGCCCTCGTCGTGCTCCAGCAGCGCCTCGATCAGCGCGCCGAGTTCGGGATCGGCGCGTCCGGCGATCACCTCGCCGAGGTCGGGCTGGCCGCGCCGGTCCAGCAGCTCCTCGAAGGCGTCGACGAGCGAGGGCTCGCGCAGCCGGGCGGTCAGCCGGACGCGCTCGGCGTCGGTGACCCGGGGACTGTTCAGGAAGCGGGGGTCCTTACGTCCGGAGACGAACTCGATCTCGCGGAACTGCACGGATTCGTACGCGCTGGAGGTACCCAGATGGGTACGCAGGATCGCGAAGTCGCCGGGGGTGATGGTGCCGACCGCACGCAGATGGGCGACCAGCACCTCCTCGCCGCGCACGACGCGGGCCAGCCGGCGGCGTGCCTCCTGCAGGGCGTTGCCGTCCATCGCCAGGCGCGCGGCGTCCAGCTCGTGCAGGATCACCTTGAACCAGAGCTCTGTGATCTGGTGCGCGGCGACGAAGAACAGCGCGTCGGGCGCCCCGGGGATCGGCTGCTGGAGCGTGAGCAGGTGGTCGATCTGGTTCAGCTCGTTGTAGCTCAGCGCCGAGACCGGTCGGGCCGGAGTGTCCGGCCCGGATTCGGTCGCAGTGGAGTGCACCGGCATGCCCGCCCCCTCCCCTTCGTCGCTTGGCCTGCGGTTTCCGCATCCTACGAAGTGATCAGCAAGGGGGAACATCCCCAAGCGGCTCCCCACAACGGTGCCCCGAACGGGTACCCCGATCAGTGCCCCCAGCGGGTCCGCGTTTTCCCTCCAGTTGTGTCGTCGAGTGCTGACAAAGCGGGGGAGAGGGGGGAACAATGGTTCGCGTTCACGGCGCGTGACCGAGCCCTCGCCCCCGCCGCGGTGCTCGCACGGCGCACCGTACGGGCCCGGCCGCCCGCCACACCGCTCCACAAGGGATGGGCCGCCTCGATGCAGAATTCCGGTAAGGAGCCCGTCATGATCGACATCGGGCCGTTCTCACACCCCCCACGCCGCTTCCGGGACACGCCTTGCGGGTGCTGATCACGGCGGGCACTGAGCTGATGCGGTCAGGGCTGTCC
This window harbors:
- a CDS encoding tryptophan 2,3-dioxygenase family protein — translated: MPVHSTATESGPDTPARPVSALSYNELNQIDHLLTLQQPIPGAPDALFFVAAHQITELWFKVILHELDAARLAMDGNALQEARRRLARVVRGEEVLVAHLRAVGTITPGDFAILRTHLGTSSAYESVQFREIEFVSGRKDPRFLNSPRVTDAERVRLTARLREPSLVDAFEELLDRRGQPDLGEVIAGRADPELGALIEALLEHDEGFARWRHGHALMTERIIGYQAGTGGTGGVDYLRSTVGHRFFPQLWEARSALPSYEP
- a CDS encoding class I adenylate-forming enzyme family protein, translating into MSDTPAGTLGDLPDLAAAKHGDTAFLSDQPWLGYGEPVLDVAGFARAVHDYADRFWAAGIRSGDTVVVVQRNHIEVQALACALNRIGALPALLSVGIEPDEIVECAGRLQQPYLALDAAGAARLAGQVAALQGLTKQILYLTEGANPVAAAGPAWAAPTGDRQAHRPSPRGEQDWAVITHTSGTTSVPKLAAHSTASLYGVVRSQIAASRAFGQVGLSAKHLSFVHARTCSIVLAFLEVAMPILAVGDARPDHVRQLMLEHRPDSLETHPNVFIRWEPVAEHPSRPFSTVSRFVSTFDAIHPRTVKALLAGSDQPGANYIQAYGQTETGGVTARLVRREEAATYRPRNVGFPIEGSAVQVVGEDGKPVAAGESGSIESKTLGRFRGYVTAESPVDQEWWPMGDIGRINPDGSLELLDRLVDHAEGTDSFLEVEDAVLDRLPELIELVMLKAVGGHEAVAVACPREGEVLDPERLLTALRETSLGAVPVYIRNFEDLPLTGSYKVRRLLLRSRLNASGAAPSIGVSP